ATGTTCATCCctgaatcgttgattgagtgaagttgatacttgataaaactcttttgcTTGAGTTACATCAGATGGCCAATATGCGATGTTAGTTCTGGAATTGTTGATTGCATggctgatatccgatgttagttttgGAATCGTTGATAATGCATGGACTCCACAGGTCCCCTAGGGTGGTGTAGGTGAGAACCCCCTGTGGGAAAAGATCtgaggtcccgtctgtctgttgggcaaagattcgggacgggCGACACTTAGACTTAgggagtcacactgggttgtgctaccgagaaatcgatatttccttccggagtacatctgtacatagcatttgcatggcattgcattgcattcatacactactgcattgcattacattatgacttgattttgagatgtttggtgCTGTACTTGTCATGTTGGatttggattggatatattcagacttggcacatttgggattagatgcatTACATAGatgatgacggatacttggattTGATTATATTGACTTATACTTGGATTTGATTATATTGACTTATACTTTttggtttatctgcttatctactttattatctgagttgtgttagctatgtttagtcggccgatgatgcctaccaccACTGTTgttttgtattgacctgcacttgctgcattcttttatgaatgtagagtaccaggttggatccaTTTCTGTGACGCGGGGCTGATAGTCGCCTTGAAGAGCTCTCTATCTTTATGTCTTATTCTATTCCGAGACATAGACACTTATGTTTTAGTATTCTATACTTGTATTATTCCCCTATTTAGATGCTCTTCTATTATTcaaactagaccctgggggtattattATCATTtcgcactatatatatatatatatatatatatatatatcaatcttGAAGACTTATTTATCTATTCTTTCTGTTGATTGGTTATGTATTTGGGACTTTATTTATTGTtagttgagggttcgcttaccgaggtgggaaggtaagtgctcACAGGGCTTAAGCAAAATAGGTCATGACATGTTGATGTTGATATTattgtttgggaattgttttgaaatttggtggaagtaaatgaaataggggaagtgctgccagattttcgttagctcacaaattactctagtttgaccTTATGAGAGTTTTCAAGGCTTAAATCtagtatgaattatcttgaatgtagatttacaagcttgggaggataattgttaagtagttaaggagaagataaggtatgttaaagctgtccttttctttcttatggcatgatcacaTTGATACGAATGTACACATATGTCCTTTATGTTGACTTcattccacaaatgctagaagcttatgcTCTTGATTCTCTTACATATTATGATAGtaatgagttagccatgtggcccaCTTacatatgattatgagatgtatgttaggAGGAGCTCGGTGagttagctccaggtgcccgtcacggcccttcggttgagtcgtgacaaaggTGATAGATCTCGAGCCAGTTGCGGAAGAACAAGAGGTGCTGAAGAGGTTCCCTCAAAAATTCCAATTGTGGAGGAaattgctgatattccagagggTTTGAAGATGACCGACGACAACAGCAAGCAGATTGTAAagggggctctccgccctttgactcagcttttcaaatctaaacctccctttcctcaaaggttggtgaagaagacggaagatgctaagttttaaaattttatgatcagctgaaggaGTTGTCATTGAACTTTCCATTTTTGGATGCTCTCAAGGAGATGCCTGGAGttatgaagtatttgaaagatCTACTTACGAAAAAGAGGTCAGTGCAGCATGAAactgtgagtttgactcacaaTGTGAGTTCTACTATTTTGACAACAATAGtccagaagaagggagatcctggggcattCACCATTCTTTGTTCTATAGTGCATCATGATTTTCTCTTGCTCTGCGTGATAATAGGGCTAGTATAAATTTAATGCCATTTGCTATTTATAAGCAATCAAGATTGGGGATACCTAAGTCGACGACTATGCGATTACATATGGCTGACAAATCTATTAAGAGGCCAGTTAACGTGGTTGATGATGttcttgtgcgggttggtgattttctGTTTCCCGtggattttgtgattcttgactgtgctattgATCGTGATATTTCCATTATTCCGGGGAGACATTTCCTTGCTACGAGAAAGGCTCTTATGGATtcaaaaaagaatgaaataaaattttgagtcaatgatgaagaggtaacttCCCTGGCaagtaaggggatgaagttaccaagtgcttacgagagcatTTCAGTGATTGATTAATTTGATATTGTTGATGAAGCTGTGGAattcaaaatggaagaagaattTTTGGGAGAAGCTCTTGCTAATAAACTGGTAAATTTTGATGCTGATGACATGGAGGGCTATGTGGAGACTGTGAATTCACTTGTAGGGTTGGGTTCTTATTCTTACCAACCTAAGAAGATAGATCTTGATTTTGAAAATAGAAAGACTCCTGCAGCAAAACGATCTATTGTTGAGCCAcctaagcttgagcttaagcagctgcCTGCACACCTGAAGTACGAGTTTTTTTGGCCCGAACAACACTTTGCCAGTTATTATGTCTGCATTGATGAATGAAGAGAAGACAAATAAATTGTTGGAGATATTGAGAGAGTACAGGCGAGCTATAGGCTAGACTATCATAGATATTCAGGGGATTCCCTCCGGCATATGTGAGCACCAAATTCATCTTGAGAAAGAtagttcaccaagtgttgagcacCAGCGGAGATAGGATCCACCtatgcaagaggtggtgaagaaggagatAACTAAATGGTTAGATGCTGGAGTTGTATATCCTATAGCAAACAACAAGTGGGTAAGCCCGGTACAATGCGTTCCAAAGAAGGGAGGTATCAcagtggtgcctaatgcaaaaAATGAGTTAATTCCGATGCGTACTGTTATTGGGTGGCACATTTGCATGGATTATAAGAAGCTGAATTCTGCCACTTCTATGGACCATTTCcccatgccttttattgatcagatgcttgatcggCTGGCTGGAAGGTCTTACTATTGTTTCCTAGAGGGGTATTTTGGCTACAATCAAATAAATATTGCTCTTGAAGACCAGGAGAAGACAGACGTTCGCTTTCAGCAGGATGCCTTTTGGTCTTTGCAATGGACCAATGAcatttcagaggtgcatgatgtcgattTTCTCTTATATGGTTGAGGACTTCTTGGAGGTCTTCATAGATGATTTTTTCATGGTTGGTGATTCTTTTGATGATTGTCTTTACCATCTGGGTAGAGTTCTGAAAAGATGCAAGGAGACTAATCTTGTGATGAATTAGGAGAAGTGACATTTTATGATGAAGGAAGGGATTAttctcggtcacaaaatctctgaaaaggggatTGAGGCCGATCAGGCTAAACTTGATGTAATTGCAaagcttcctccacccatctcagttaaAGGTGTCCAGAGTTTCTTGGGAGATGCTTGGTTCTATAGGAACTTTATTAAAAATTTCTCCAAGATTGCGAATCctatgtgcaagcttcttgaaaaaaaggctaagtttgACTTTGATGAAAAGTGCAGAAAGGCGTTTGACGAATTGAAGGAGCGTCTTACTTTTTCTCCCATTATTATTGCACCAGATTGGTCGCTCCCTTTTAGGTTGATGTGTGACATAAGTGGTTTCACTATTGGGGTTGTGCTTGGTCAGAGGCATAACAAAATCATGCCCTAATCTACTATGCTAGTAAAACGTTAAATACAACACAGATGAACTACATAGTGACTGAGCAAGAGTTGCTTGCTATTGTCTGTGCTTTTGAGAAATTTCAGGCCCATCTGCTagggtccaaagttgtggtttatactgatcatgctGCTTTGAGGTATCTGATGGAAAAGAAAGACGCGAAGCCATGGTTGATTCAATAGGTCCTGCTGTTGCAAGAGTTCGATTTTGAGGTAAAAGATTGAAAGGGGACTGAAAAtgaggttgctgaccatctctcatGGCTTGAAGAAGGTAGGAGACCTTCAGAGGAGTTAGATATTGATGATGCTTTCCCAGATGAGAGGGTTCTAGCGGTGTCTTCAGAGATAGcaccatggtatgcagacatcgCCAATTTTTTGGTGACGGGTGTTATTCCAGAGGATATCAAAgaataccaaaagaagaaattcttgcgggattCTAGTGAGgattattgggatgagccatatTTATTTCGAACATGTGCCGAAAACATCATTAGGTGGTGTGTCCCGGAATTTAAAGTGACAGACATTCTAAAGGCGTGCCATTACTCCCCAGTTGGGGCTTACCATAGTGGAAACCGGACTGCAGTAAAAGTGCTTGAATGTGGGTACTACTAGCCCATTCTGTATCACGATGCGAACTTGATGGTTAAGTCCTGTGATAAGTGCCAACGCCAAGGTGCTATTTCTAAGAGGCATGAGATGCCTATGAACTATGTGATGGAAGTTGAATCCTTCGATGTGTGGGGAATTGACTTCATCGGGCCCTTTGTGAGCTCTGGGGGCATGAAATATATTCTGGTGGTTGTTGATTATGTCTCGAAGTGGGTAGAAGTAGTGGCTTTGCCTAATAATGAAGGGAAGAGTGTCGTTGACTTTCTTAAGAAGAATATATTCACCTGATTTTGCACACCACACGCGATTATTAGTAATGGTGGTTCACACTTCTGCAACAAGGCATTTGCAACACTTATTGAGAAGTATAGTGTTCATCATCGGGTGGCCACTCCTTATCATCCGCAAACGAGTGGTCAGGTAGCAGTCTCCAATTGGGAGATAAATGTATTTTGACCAAGACGGTCAATGTCAACAGAATCGACTAGGCTAGAAAACTTGATAATTCTCTTTGCGCGTATAGAACTGCATTTAAAATGCCTATTGGCATGGCGTGCTATCTGCCAGTTGAACTCGAACATAAAGActtatgggctctgaagaagctGAACATGCACTGGAAAGAAGCAACTAAGTTGAGGTCGTTTCGGATTAATGAAGTGAACGAATTCTAATTCCATGCCTATGAAAGTGCCCATTTGTACAAGAAGAAGATGAATAACTATCATGATGTCAAGATTGTTAAACGGGACTTTCAAAAGGGTGATTCTATTCTGTTGTATAATTCCTGGCTGAAGTTGTTTCTGAGCAAGCTGAAATCTAGGTGGTCCGGACCTTTTGAACTGGTGAGTGTTTCACCCAATGGCTTGATGGAACTGAAAACCATGGATGGAACTCGAACATTTCGGGTTAATGACCAGAGagtaaagcactaccattggtgCATTAATAGAGATAGGATCGTAGATAGGCACAGGCTGAAGCATGGATACACTCCTGACCCGGCGTAAAACGGTACCACCATCGTGCCacaacgttaaatcaagcgctgtttgggaggcaacccaagtttattGCATTTTgttgtttaaattttgtattttctttatttttcttgtgtTTCTTAATGTGTGTAGGATAGAGAGGAAAAGTCGTTGCAGAGAACAAAAATAAAGGAGTCAATTCCACGGTCCGTCAAATAAACCGTCAAAAATTCACGGACCGTGGAAAAGAGCATGAAAAGAATGCCTCAACATTGCTCTCTGTAACTGATTCACGAGAGTATTTATGGACCGTGGAAAATGGTCGTGGAAATAGTTGTCACGGTGATTATCGCATGGTCCATAGAACATTTCACAGATTGTGAAATTGACCATCCAGGCATTACAGGAAGGGTTTCACGACATAATTGACAGGTCGTGAAATATTTCGCGGTCCGTGGATTGGGACTGGGAAATGTCAAGTGGCCACATCATCAAGGGCCAGGTAAGTACCGTGAAAAATTTCACGGACTTCAAGGTCCATGAAATTTTTCATGGAGTGAATAAATTAAAAGCCCTAACCGACCCGACCCGCCCCCTATCACTCCCTCATCTTCTTTATTATCCACACACACGTTAAACCCTCCACCTTCAACCTGCAGTTACTAACCCACGACCCCTTCACCATAACGCCCACGTTCCACCATCACACCCCATCTTCCACCACAACCCATCTCCTATATAACCACCTCAACTCCTCCACAACATCCACAAACCTTCAAACGTTTCAATAGCACaagttttttgtttgttttgttttagtAGTCCATACTTGCTACGTTGTGGTACAATCCAAATACAGAAACCTTGCTCTCAGGTATGTTCATGTTTTTCTCTTTAGGAATTATCAACTGACTATTACTGTTAAAGAATGGGGAAGTCTGATGTACCCCTAAAAAAAACCCAAATTGGTAAATCGCCTATGCGCACAAGGTGTTTGATGTTTTGCCTGAACAAAAACACCTTATGAAAACTGTTGCATTTTGAAAAAAAGTGGGTGATTGAAAGTTAGTTTACTGTAACTTTACGACTGACTCATAGAACGAGCGTTATATGAAACTTCATTGAGTCGGATGGCATTGTGATCAAAGAATTCATTCTCTAATCATGATGCCCTCCAACTAGAGGTATTGAGGAAATAGGTGAAATTTGAGTAACCTATCATTTGTAAATTGAATCATGTGTTAAATTCTATTTGTCATTTGTTGAGTCAGAGGGCATTGTAATCACATGATTTGTTCTTGCATTATGATGCCTGCCaactgtaaaaaaaaattataataattaaaaaaaagaataaaCAATGAGACGTGCATCataggtgaagtctgagtagcCTTGATGATGTATTGACGTGAATCATGTGTTAAGTGGAACCCAAGCATAATACAGGTCTGCTGATACAAGTGACAAGTTGATCAAGTTTCATGGGCCGTGGAATTTTCCACGGACCGTTAAAAACAACGCGAAAAGAAAACACAAATAGTTGTCAACTCACTGTTTCACTTTCACAGTCCGTGAAAATAACCATCAAATTGATTTAATACAGATGGGTTTACTGTTTCACTTTCACGATCAAATTCGCGGACCGTAGCCAATTTCACGATCTGTGAATATTGTACCATTGTACATacatgttgttttcttttcttttcaaataGTAATTGTGTTGTCATTCAGGAATGGCTCATAAGAATCAAGTTAGATGAGGGGCTGTGAGGCCAGCTGGCTGAGGCAGAAGTCAACCACAAATCTGATTTAGACTCCATgatgaagaagagcatgcagGTGAGGAAGAATCACCTCTCAGGGTGACCCGAAAAAAAGGCAGTGCAAACTTCAGCCGCCCAATCTGACGAGGGGGATTCATCTTCACCTACTGCTAGTTCTGGTAATGAACAAAGTCCCAGCCTCGAGGAACAAAACACTGACATAGAGTTGAATAATGAAGAGGCTACAAGAAGAGCGGAGGTGAGACAGAAAGCTTGGTATGAAAATTCATTGCGGTTCTCGATTGAGGGGTCGAAAGAAATATATGACCATGGTATTGAGCCAGTCAAAGAGGGTGGAAAACCGAGAAGGAGTATCTATGAGGAGAGGAGAATCAACTTGGACTGGTTGGAACTCATTACCATAACATCCTAAAGGTTCTCCGATTTTACAAATGGGAGTTCCTTGGCCAATCCCCCGAGGAGTATTGCCCGATTTTGGTGCGGGAATTCTATGTCGCATATGCAGCTAAGTTCAAGAACAGGTACAAGCATGTACAGTTGAAAGAAAATCCGATAATGCTGTCTAAGATTACTGTTAGAGGGGTAAAAGTTGATTTCTCCGAAGAGGCAATCAACCGGTTCTACTTTAGAGCCGATTATGTGCCACCTGCAAATACTGATGAAGTAAAGCATAGAATGCGCGGAACCAAGGATGAACATAAAATCGAGCTACCATGGGTAGCCTCAGGTATTGCAAGAGAAAATCCCGAGTGGAGTACGAATTTAAATACTGAAGTCAAAAAGGCAGATCTGTCGGTTGAGGTGTAGTTCTGGTGGTCTGTTTTGATAACCCGCATCTATCCTACTCAGTCGGATAATGCACTACCGGTGGTCAAGGAAATTCTAGTGGCGTGTATTATCTCGAAATACCCAAT
Above is a genomic segment from Lycium barbarum isolate Lr01 chromosome 12, ASM1917538v2, whole genome shotgun sequence containing:
- the LOC132624186 gene encoding uncharacterized mitochondrial protein AtMg00860-like; this encodes MKEGIILGHKISEKGIEADQAKLDVIAKLPPPISVKGVQSFLGDAWFYRNFIKNFSKIANPMCKLLEKKAKFDFDEKCRKAFDELKERLTFSPIIIAPDWSLPFRLMCDISGFTIGVVLGQRHNKIMP